In Capillimicrobium parvum, a genomic segment contains:
- a CDS encoding Dps family protein: MASPSTSSHLPALAEPHSRAAIAHELESTMQELVDLSLIGKQLHWAVIGHAFRPVHQELDELVASWRDLADVVAERAVALGYVPDGQARAVAAGSPLSQVTAEATESHVVVRAITDRIAQVSETARERMDRIAERDAVSQDVLVDVVRTLEHQQWMLRAQLSDRV, from the coding sequence ATGGCCTCACCCAGCACCTCGAGTCATCTGCCGGCGCTCGCCGAGCCGCACTCACGGGCGGCGATCGCTCACGAGCTGGAGTCCACGATGCAAGAGCTCGTCGACCTGTCGCTGATCGGCAAGCAGCTGCACTGGGCCGTCATAGGACACGCCTTCCGGCCGGTGCATCAAGAGCTCGACGAGCTTGTCGCGTCCTGGCGCGATCTCGCCGATGTAGTCGCCGAGCGAGCGGTCGCCCTCGGCTACGTGCCGGACGGGCAAGCTCGCGCCGTCGCGGCCGGATCGCCGCTGTCGCAGGTCACGGCCGAGGCGACCGAGAGCCACGTCGTGGTACGGGCCATCACCGACCGGATCGCCCAGGTGAGCGAGACCGCGCGCGAGCGCATGGACCGGATCGCCGAGCGCGACGCGGTCTCCCAGGACGTGCTCGTCGACGTCGTACGCACGCTCGAACACCAGCAGTGGATGCTGCGCGCGCAGCTCAGCGATCGTGTCTGA
- a CDS encoding DUF1440 domain-containing protein, whose product MTTTANSYRGVVAGLGASWVKALSEPPLQALAERILTPSAAQKQEVGADPSGRPENMPPAVLVGRAAAALGHHGLTARQRVRAQQVIHYGFGAALGSAYLAAASRWAVVTRGRGVPAGLAMYAGTHGSLLPALGVQRPPWRLAPAAVVWELTSHAVFGTALEAMRRVLRG is encoded by the coding sequence ATGACGACCACAGCCAACTCGTACCGAGGGGTCGTCGCCGGCCTCGGGGCGTCGTGGGTCAAGGCGCTCAGCGAGCCGCCGCTGCAGGCGCTCGCGGAGCGGATCCTGACGCCGTCCGCTGCCCAGAAGCAGGAGGTGGGAGCGGACCCGAGCGGGCGGCCCGAGAACATGCCTCCCGCAGTCCTCGTCGGGCGCGCCGCCGCGGCGCTCGGCCACCACGGCCTGACCGCTCGTCAGCGGGTGCGCGCGCAGCAGGTGATCCACTACGGCTTCGGCGCGGCGCTCGGCAGCGCCTACCTCGCCGCCGCGAGCCGCTGGGCCGTGGTGACTCGTGGTCGAGGGGTGCCCGCCGGGCTCGCGATGTATGCGGGCACGCATGGCTCCCTCCTTCCTGCGCTCGGAGTGCAACGGCCGCCGTGGCGGCTGGCGCCGGCCGCGGTCGTGTGGGAGTTGACGTCGCACGCCGTCTTCGGCACCGCGCTGGAGGCCATGCGACGCGTCCTGAGGGGCTAG
- a CDS encoding DUF6510 family protein codes for MSDDARWLDGNALGGLLQELFGAEMTAAPHTCQSCGTQRPVAAHRVYLGAGAVLRCPVCDKIAAVVATLPGRHVVHLTGAWRLELPRA; via the coding sequence ATGAGCGACGACGCACGATGGTTGGACGGCAACGCGCTGGGCGGTCTTCTTCAGGAGTTGTTCGGTGCGGAGATGACCGCCGCGCCGCACACGTGCCAGTCATGCGGCACGCAGCGCCCCGTCGCCGCGCACCGCGTGTACCTCGGCGCTGGGGCGGTCCTGCGCTGCCCGGTCTGCGACAAGATCGCTGCCGTGGTGGCGACGCTGCCCGGCCGCCATGTGGTGCACCTCACCGGGGCGTGGCGGTTGGAGCTACCGCGCGCCTAG
- the fbaA gene encoding class II fructose-bisphosphate aldolase: MPLATPCQYAAMLDAAADRGYAYAAVNVTSSETLNAALRGFELANADGIVQITVGAAEYLSGTGAKDALLGARALAHYAHVVAEASPVLVALHTDHCPPAHVDDWLRPLLAESRRRVARNAAPLFHSHMFDGSALPLAENLRIAADLLAVCAELDVVLEVESGVVGGEEDGIAGPDKAHPDLYTTPEDLLQVAGALGVGERGRYLLAAAFGNVHGTHAPGNVVLRPEILRDGQRALATAYPGARFQYVFHGSSGSSAQELADAVSFGVVKVNVDTDNQYAFTRAIAGHVLDHWEGVLRIDGGLGDKRSFDPRAWGRAGEAAMAERVRRACEQLGSAGRSLASSAAVIDGAGRALADPS; encoded by the coding sequence ATGCCTCTCGCCACGCCGTGTCAGTACGCGGCGATGCTCGACGCGGCGGCCGATCGCGGGTACGCCTACGCGGCCGTCAACGTCACCTCTTCGGAGACGTTGAACGCCGCGCTGCGGGGGTTCGAGCTCGCGAACGCGGATGGAATCGTCCAGATCACGGTGGGGGCCGCCGAGTATCTCTCCGGGACCGGAGCGAAGGACGCGCTCCTCGGCGCACGCGCACTCGCCCACTACGCCCACGTCGTCGCCGAGGCGAGTCCGGTCCTCGTCGCCCTTCACACCGATCACTGCCCACCAGCGCACGTCGACGACTGGCTTCGCCCGCTGCTCGCCGAGTCCCGCCGGCGGGTCGCACGCAACGCCGCTCCTCTGTTTCACTCGCACATGTTCGACGGCTCCGCGCTTCCGCTCGCGGAGAACCTGCGGATCGCCGCTGACCTGCTCGCGGTGTGCGCCGAGCTCGACGTAGTGCTCGAGGTCGAATCCGGTGTGGTCGGCGGAGAGGAGGACGGCATCGCCGGGCCCGACAAAGCGCACCCCGACCTCTACACGACCCCCGAGGACCTCCTGCAGGTCGCCGGCGCCCTGGGTGTCGGAGAGCGCGGCCGGTACCTGCTCGCGGCGGCGTTCGGCAACGTGCACGGAACCCACGCTCCGGGCAACGTGGTTCTCCGCCCCGAGATCCTGCGAGACGGCCAGCGAGCGCTCGCGACCGCGTACCCCGGCGCCCGCTTCCAGTACGTGTTCCACGGCAGCAGCGGATCGAGCGCCCAAGAGCTCGCCGACGCGGTCTCGTTCGGGGTGGTGAAGGTGAACGTCGACACCGACAACCAATACGCGTTCACCCGGGCGATCGCCGGTCACGTGCTCGACCACTGGGAAGGTGTGCTCAGGATCGACGGCGGCCTCGGGGACAAGCGCAGCTTCGACCCGCGAGCATGGGGCCGCGCCGGAGAGGCAGCGATGGCGGAGAGGGTCCGGCGCGCGTGCGAGCAGCTCGGATCGGCCGGGCGCAGCCTCGCATCCTCGGCGGCGGTGATTGACGGCGCCGGCCGGGCACTGGCCGATCCCAGCTGA
- a CDS encoding sulfite oxidase-like oxidoreductase, whose product MPPFSRGFHGRRADVDPARVPPGQYVTRDFPVLSAGPTPHTPLDEWSLTISGAVEEPVSWPWEEFVALPRESVTVDIHCVTKWSKLDTTWTGVSIDTLLEGVDTVAGYVTVWCDGGYTTNLPLEDITGGRAWIAYEYGDEPLEPEHGGPARLLVPHLYFWKSAKWVRGLALREDDEPGFWEAYGYHNYGDPWKEQRYQGD is encoded by the coding sequence ATGCCACCGTTCTCACGAGGTTTTCACGGCCGCCGTGCAGACGTCGATCCCGCGCGCGTGCCGCCGGGCCAGTACGTCACACGCGATTTTCCGGTGTTGTCGGCGGGACCGACGCCGCACACGCCGCTGGATGAATGGAGCTTGACGATCAGCGGCGCGGTGGAGGAGCCGGTGTCGTGGCCGTGGGAGGAGTTCGTCGCGCTGCCGCGCGAATCCGTGACCGTCGACATCCACTGCGTCACGAAGTGGTCCAAGCTCGACACGACCTGGACCGGGGTGTCGATCGACACTCTGCTGGAAGGCGTCGACACCGTCGCCGGCTACGTCACCGTGTGGTGTGACGGCGGCTATACGACCAACCTGCCGCTCGAGGACATCACCGGTGGCCGGGCGTGGATCGCCTACGAGTACGGGGACGAGCCGCTCGAGCCCGAGCACGGCGGCCCGGCGCGGCTGCTGGTCCCGCATCTGTACTTCTGGAAGAGCGCGAAGTGGGTCCGCGGGCTCGCGCTGCGCGAGGACGACGAGCCCGGCTTCTGGGAGGCCTACGGCTACCACAACTACGGCGATCCCTGGAAAGAGCAGCGCTATCAGGGGGACTGA
- a CDS encoding nuclear transport factor 2 family protein, translated as MDDAKQSAEDLAMLEQLNKDFFHSDQFSDVKRFSEFLAEDFISQFPGVTRNRAQFLDYIAKPRPFQDLAMHDVNIRILSDVALIHGRATYTMIADTAQQEALYTDVYQKREGTWVCVAACAIAPGA; from the coding sequence ATGGACGACGCCAAGCAGTCCGCCGAAGATCTGGCGATGCTCGAGCAGCTCAACAAGGACTTCTTTCACTCCGACCAGTTCAGCGATGTCAAGCGCTTCAGCGAGTTCCTCGCCGAGGACTTCATCTCGCAGTTTCCGGGTGTCACGCGCAACCGTGCCCAGTTCCTCGACTACATCGCCAAGCCGCGCCCCTTCCAGGATCTCGCTATGCACGACGTCAACATCCGCATCCTCAGTGACGTCGCGTTGATCCACGGCCGTGCCACTTACACCATGATCGCCGACACAGCGCAGCAGGAGGCTCTGTATACGGACGTGTACCAGAAGCGCGAGGGCACCTGGGTCTGTGTCGCAGCCTGTGCGATCGCTCCGGGCGCCTGA
- a CDS encoding ferredoxin reductase → MERAALSGGLSVAPTHIKWRLAAVRDVIVETPRAKTLVLDVPGWHGHCAGQHVDVRLTAEDGYQAQRSYSIASAPEDATLALTVERLEDGEVSPYLTDELGRGDALELRGPIGGYFVWRIQDGGPLLLVAGGSGLVPLMAMVRHRAAQSSTVDTRLLLSARSSDDVLYRDELTRLGGGDGLAVHQTFTRQPPAGWPGFARRIDADMLSRVGPPASQRPRIFVCGPTAFVERAADLLLGLGHDSAAIHLERFGATGG, encoded by the coding sequence CTGGAAAGAGCAGCGCTATCAGGGGGACTGAGCGTGGCGCCGACCCACATCAAGTGGCGGCTCGCCGCCGTCAGAGACGTGATCGTCGAGACCCCCCGCGCGAAGACCCTGGTGCTGGATGTGCCAGGCTGGCACGGGCACTGCGCCGGCCAGCACGTCGACGTCCGTCTCACCGCCGAGGATGGATACCAGGCGCAGCGCTCCTACTCGATCGCCTCGGCGCCGGAGGACGCAACGCTTGCGCTGACGGTCGAACGGCTCGAGGACGGCGAGGTCTCGCCCTATCTGACCGACGAGCTGGGTCGCGGTGATGCGCTGGAGCTCCGTGGCCCGATCGGCGGGTACTTCGTGTGGCGCATCCAGGACGGCGGTCCGCTGCTGCTCGTGGCCGGGGGATCGGGGCTTGTGCCGTTGATGGCGATGGTGCGCCACCGTGCGGCGCAGTCGAGCACGGTGGACACGCGGCTGCTGCTGTCCGCTCGCTCCAGCGACGACGTCCTGTATCGCGACGAGCTGACACGGCTCGGCGGCGGCGACGGGCTCGCGGTGCATCAGACGTTCACGCGCCAGCCCCCGGCGGGCTGGCCGGGCTTCGCGCGCAGGATCGACGCGGACATGCTCAGCCGGGTCGGCCCGCCGGCGTCCCAACGGCCACGGATCTTCGTGTGCGGGCCGACGGCATTTGTCGAGCGGGCCGCCGATCTGCTCCTGGGCCTCGGCCACGACAGCGCCGCGATTCACCTCGAGCGATTCGGTGCCACAGGAGGATGA
- a CDS encoding universal stress protein: protein MRSANDVGSDAPPTNPTPGLRRILFVSDAAVADVDELPPIVRAIIDAAIEVYVLTPTLPGRLAWLADDLDRFRHHADERLDTVLSQLHAIGANVGGAARLGSILTVIADAVTAFEPDHILIALHVSEHANWQERRLVEHVENRFRLPVTTFAVDPAGHTRTADGPLLLWYDGSEDAKYAIEHAGRLLGGRDALVVTVWQATPAPGSPASAGVSDLVDVDRAAADLGERLACDGVRIAQQAGLHAKPLAVEATGPVWRTVVETADRHDAATIVVGSGPTGLRPLLLGSVSGTIVHHADRPTLVIRSPSRPGAPHTEHEDSGRRGERHRGRRRDPSEAVHPTEGENMSVEEILGTHRRPLIADVATLAACIDECAACAATCTICADACLAEPDIETLARCIRLCLDCADACVDAGRILSRQTDPDADTQLTALQACLAACRACAAECERHAHHHEHCRLSGEECRRCERACADLLAALGGAPR from the coding sequence ATGCGTAGCGCGAACGACGTCGGGTCGGACGCGCCTCCGACGAACCCCACCCCGGGGCTCCGGCGGATCCTCTTCGTCTCTGACGCAGCTGTCGCCGACGTCGACGAGCTGCCGCCCATCGTCCGCGCGATCATCGACGCCGCGATCGAGGTCTATGTTCTCACGCCTACGCTCCCCGGACGACTGGCCTGGCTCGCCGATGACCTGGATCGATTCCGGCACCATGCCGACGAGCGCCTCGACACGGTCCTGAGCCAATTGCACGCGATCGGTGCGAACGTGGGCGGCGCGGCTCGCCTGGGAAGCATCCTGACGGTCATCGCCGACGCAGTGACGGCGTTCGAGCCCGATCACATCCTCATCGCCCTGCACGTCTCAGAGCACGCCAACTGGCAGGAGCGCCGGCTCGTCGAGCACGTCGAGAACCGTTTTCGCCTGCCGGTCACCACGTTCGCCGTCGACCCCGCCGGGCACACTCGCACGGCCGACGGTCCGCTGCTGCTGTGGTACGACGGATCGGAGGATGCCAAGTACGCGATCGAGCACGCAGGGCGCCTGCTGGGCGGCCGCGATGCGCTGGTCGTGACCGTCTGGCAAGCGACGCCCGCACCGGGCAGCCCCGCATCCGCCGGCGTGTCGGATCTCGTCGACGTCGATCGCGCCGCCGCCGACCTCGGCGAGCGCCTGGCCTGCGACGGCGTTCGCATCGCGCAACAGGCAGGCCTTCACGCCAAGCCGCTCGCCGTCGAGGCCACCGGACCGGTATGGAGGACGGTCGTCGAGACCGCCGACCGCCACGACGCGGCCACCATCGTCGTGGGATCGGGACCGACCGGTCTGCGACCGCTGCTTCTGGGAAGCGTCTCGGGCACGATCGTGCATCACGCCGATCGACCCACGCTGGTCATCCGCAGTCCCAGCAGACCGGGCGCTCCGCACACTGAGCACGAGGATTCGGGTCGCCGTGGCGAACGTCATCGGGGCCGGCGCCGCGATCCGTCTGAAGCAGTGCATCCCACCGAAGGAGAGAACATGAGCGTCGAAGAGATCCTCGGAACGCATCGGCGTCCACTCATCGCCGACGTCGCCACGCTTGCGGCGTGCATCGACGAGTGCGCCGCGTGCGCGGCGACGTGCACGATCTGCGCCGACGCGTGCCTCGCCGAGCCCGATATCGAAACGCTGGCTCGCTGCATCCGGCTCTGCCTCGATTGCGCCGACGCGTGCGTTGACGCCGGGCGCATCCTCAGCCGCCAGACCGACCCTGACGCGGACACGCAGCTCACGGCGCTCCAGGCATGCCTGGCCGCGTGTCGCGCCTGCGCCGCGGAATGCGAGCGTCACGCGCATCACCATGAGCACTGCCGTCTGTCCGGCGAGGAGTGCCGCCGGTGCGAACGCGCCTGCGCTGACCTGCTCGCGGCCCTTGGCGGCGCGCCACGGTGA
- a CDS encoding NAD(P)/FAD-dependent oxidoreductase gives MAADSRPQGPGRGGDVLSAPERAHRVVIVGGGFGGLHAARGLRGADVEITLIDRRNFHLFQPLSYQVATGALSPGEVAYPLRAVFKRNRNVRVLLAEIAGFDLRRREVVLRSVGDLPTPEPVPYDTLIVAAGSHYSYFGHDEWRAHAAEVKSLESALTVRSRILAAFEAAELERDPHRRAEWLTFAVVGAGPTGVEMAGQIAELARDSLRGDFRTADPGSGRILLIEAGDRVLTGFPPSLSAKAERSLRRLGVTPVLASTVVDVDGTGVTLQDADDATRRIPARTVVWAAGVTASGLAGQLAELTGAEKDRAGRVTVEADLTLPGHPEVFALGDMVRVRGRDGTAITFPGVAPVAIQQGRYVAKAARARLRGGAAPPFRYHDKGNLATIGRAAAVADIKGIKLSGFLAWTTWLLVHLFYLVGFQNRLLVLIRWSISFATRGRGARLITRSADADAGRPAAHLND, from the coding sequence GTGGCCGCTGACTCACGTCCGCAGGGACCAGGTCGTGGAGGTGACGTCCTGAGCGCCCCCGAACGCGCCCACCGAGTCGTCATCGTCGGCGGCGGCTTCGGCGGACTCCACGCCGCGCGCGGCCTGCGGGGGGCGGACGTCGAGATCACGCTGATCGACCGGCGCAACTTCCACCTGTTCCAGCCGCTGAGCTACCAGGTCGCCACCGGCGCGTTGTCGCCGGGCGAGGTCGCGTACCCGCTGCGGGCGGTGTTCAAGCGCAACCGCAACGTGCGCGTGCTGCTCGCCGAGATCGCTGGGTTCGATCTCCGGCGGCGCGAAGTGGTTCTCCGATCGGTCGGCGACCTGCCGACGCCGGAGCCGGTGCCCTACGACACGCTGATCGTGGCGGCCGGCTCGCACTACTCCTACTTCGGTCACGACGAGTGGAGGGCCCACGCGGCCGAGGTGAAGTCGCTCGAGAGCGCGCTGACCGTTCGCAGCCGCATCCTCGCCGCCTTCGAGGCCGCCGAGCTCGAGCGCGATCCCCACCGGCGCGCCGAGTGGCTGACGTTCGCAGTCGTCGGCGCCGGCCCCACCGGCGTCGAGATGGCCGGCCAGATCGCCGAGCTCGCCCGCGACAGCCTGCGCGGCGACTTCCGGACCGCGGATCCCGGCAGCGGCCGCATCCTGCTCATCGAGGCGGGCGACCGCGTGCTCACCGGCTTCCCGCCGTCCTTGTCGGCGAAGGCCGAGCGGTCGCTGCGCCGACTGGGCGTCACCCCGGTGCTCGCCAGCACCGTCGTCGACGTCGACGGGACCGGCGTCACGCTCCAGGACGCAGATGACGCGACGCGGCGCATCCCAGCGCGCACCGTCGTCTGGGCCGCCGGGGTGACCGCGTCAGGGCTCGCCGGGCAGTTGGCCGAGCTCACCGGCGCGGAGAAGGATCGCGCGGGACGAGTGACGGTCGAGGCCGATCTCACCCTGCCCGGACATCCCGAGGTCTTCGCGCTCGGCGACATGGTCCGCGTCCGCGGCCGCGACGGCACGGCGATCACGTTCCCTGGCGTCGCCCCGGTCGCCATCCAGCAGGGCCGCTACGTCGCGAAGGCCGCCCGCGCCCGCCTGAGGGGCGGCGCGGCGCCGCCCTTCCGGTACCACGACAAGGGCAACCTGGCCACCATCGGCCGCGCCGCCGCCGTCGCCGATATCAAGGGCATCAAGCTCAGCGGCTTCCTCGCGTGGACGACCTGGCTGCTTGTGCACCTCTTCTATCTCGTGGGCTTCCAGAACCGGCTTCTCGTCCTCATCCGCTGGTCCATCAGCTTTGCCACGCGCGGCCGCGGGGCTCGGCTGATCACGAGATCCGCGGATGCTGACGCCGGCCGTCCGGCGGCGCATCTCAACGATTGA
- a CDS encoding cyclase family protein codes for MVVRVSGERNSWWPSPFGSDDQLGMLNHVTDATRAAALRLVRSGRMYDLGRVLDADVPAFSGRYFRQTLVTTAHHANGGGLGANRVNWITEQIAGTQQIGTHLDALSHLQIGDRGYNGWTVAELAGTTGVTRLGVEAVPQIVTRGWLVDVAPLGAGELIGIPNIDPAPGDAVLFHTGWGAHWDDAETYLAGEPGPGRDLARWLAGRGVALTGCDTWSYGPVPAEDPDRPFEVPQLLNAHHGVFIVENLDTSELARDGVREFALIVTHPKLRGATGAWTSPIALV; via the coding sequence GTGGTCGTCCGAGTGAGCGGCGAACGCAACAGCTGGTGGCCGTCGCCGTTCGGCTCCGACGACCAGCTCGGCATGCTCAATCACGTCACCGACGCGACGCGCGCCGCGGCGCTGCGGCTTGTGCGCTCGGGGCGGATGTACGACCTGGGGCGAGTGCTCGATGCGGACGTGCCCGCGTTCTCGGGGCGCTACTTCCGCCAGACGCTGGTCACCACCGCCCATCACGCCAACGGCGGTGGCCTCGGCGCAAACCGCGTCAACTGGATCACCGAGCAGATTGCCGGGACCCAGCAGATCGGTACGCACCTCGACGCCTTGAGCCACCTGCAGATCGGTGATCGCGGCTACAACGGCTGGACCGTCGCCGAGCTCGCAGGCACGACCGGGGTGACTCGCCTCGGCGTCGAGGCGGTGCCCCAGATCGTGACCCGCGGCTGGCTGGTGGACGTCGCGCCGCTCGGCGCGGGTGAGCTGATCGGCATCCCGAACATCGATCCGGCGCCCGGCGACGCGGTGCTCTTCCACACCGGCTGGGGCGCGCACTGGGACGACGCTGAGACCTACCTCGCCGGCGAGCCCGGCCCTGGCCGGGACCTCGCCAGGTGGCTGGCGGGCCGGGGCGTCGCGCTCACCGGCTGCGACACCTGGAGCTACGGTCCGGTCCCCGCCGAGGACCCCGACCGGCCGTTCGAGGTCCCTCAGCTCCTCAACGCGCACCACGGCGTGTTCATCGTCGAGAACCTCGACACGTCGGAGCTCGCGCGCGACGGCGTGCGCGAGTTCGCGCTGATCGTCACGCACCCGAAGCTACGCGGCGCCACCGGCGCGTGGACCTCCCCGATCGCCCTCGTCTGA
- a CDS encoding GMC oxidoreductase, with product MDPYDVIIIGTGAGGGTLAHRLAPSGKKILLLERGGYLPREPENWDSREVFGRERYVTTERWYDRHGVAFRPHAQYFVGGSTKVYGGALFRLREREFQDVEHYGGVSPAWPISYADLEPYYTEAERLYLVHGQAGEDPTEPPRSRPFPYPAVSHEPRIQQLHDDLLRAGHQPFHLPLGVDLDESDPDAGRCVRCNRFDGFPCLTEGKADSHVVCVRPALKHPNVTLRTHARVHRLEANASGRSLRRVVVDRCGREEIYSADIVVVACGAANSAALLLRSVSDKHPNGLANSSDVVGRHYMAHLNSAVIAISKAPNDTKFQKTLGLNDYYWGAGDSDLPLGHIQMLGKSDRDILRAGAPWFAPGRALDYVARHAMDFWLTTEDLPDPHNRVTVDRQGNIHLAKIHHNAEAHKRLLAKLKDLLGPLGCHQTSIPRWSVLSEQIPLAGIAHQCGTVRFGTDPRQSALDVHCKAHDIDNLYVVDTSFFPSSGAVNPGLTAIANALRVGDHLLERLGAPSAARNATNGKFDRSDTTVPPHTTDVQESTP from the coding sequence GTGGACCCCTACGACGTGATCATCATCGGCACGGGCGCCGGCGGCGGCACGCTCGCGCACCGCCTTGCGCCGTCGGGCAAGAAGATCCTCTTGCTCGAGCGCGGCGGCTACCTCCCGCGCGAGCCCGAGAACTGGGACTCCAGGGAGGTGTTCGGCCGCGAGCGATACGTCACCACCGAGCGCTGGTACGACCGGCACGGCGTCGCGTTCCGGCCTCATGCCCAGTACTTCGTCGGCGGCAGCACCAAGGTCTACGGCGGCGCCCTCTTCCGCCTTCGCGAGCGCGAGTTCCAAGACGTCGAGCACTACGGCGGCGTGTCCCCCGCTTGGCCGATCTCCTACGCCGACCTCGAGCCCTACTACACCGAGGCCGAGCGGCTCTACCTCGTCCACGGCCAGGCCGGCGAAGACCCGACCGAGCCGCCGCGCTCGCGCCCGTTCCCCTACCCGGCCGTCTCCCACGAGCCGCGCATCCAGCAGCTCCACGACGATCTCCTGCGCGCCGGCCATCAGCCGTTTCACCTCCCGCTCGGCGTCGACCTCGACGAATCCGACCCGGACGCCGGCCGCTGCGTGCGCTGCAACCGCTTCGACGGCTTCCCCTGCCTGACCGAGGGCAAGGCCGACTCCCACGTCGTCTGCGTGCGCCCCGCACTCAAGCACCCCAACGTCACGCTGCGCACCCACGCCCGAGTCCACCGCTTGGAAGCGAACGCCTCCGGACGCTCGCTCAGGCGAGTCGTGGTCGACCGGTGTGGGAGGGAGGAGATCTACAGCGCGGACATCGTCGTCGTCGCCTGCGGCGCTGCCAACTCCGCCGCGCTGCTGCTGCGCTCGGTGAGTGACAAGCACCCCAACGGCCTGGCGAACTCCTCCGACGTCGTCGGCCGGCACTACATGGCCCACCTGAACTCAGCCGTGATCGCGATCTCCAAGGCGCCGAACGACACCAAGTTCCAGAAGACGCTCGGCCTCAACGACTACTACTGGGGCGCCGGCGACTCAGACCTCCCGCTCGGGCACATCCAGATGCTCGGCAAGTCAGACCGCGACATCCTCCGCGCCGGCGCACCCTGGTTCGCCCCCGGCCGCGCGCTCGACTACGTGGCCAGGCACGCCATGGACTTCTGGCTCACCACCGAGGATCTCCCGGACCCGCACAACCGCGTCACGGTCGACCGCCAAGGGAACATCCATCTCGCCAAGATCCATCACAACGCCGAGGCGCACAAGCGGCTGCTGGCCAAGCTCAAGGACCTGCTCGGTCCGCTCGGTTGCCACCAGACCAGCATCCCGCGCTGGTCGGTGCTCAGCGAGCAGATCCCCCTCGCGGGCATCGCGCACCAGTGTGGCACCGTGCGCTTCGGCACGGATCCGCGGCAGTCCGCGCTCGACGTCCACTGCAAAGCCCACGACATCGACAACCTCTACGTCGTCGACACAAGCTTCTTTCCGTCCTCGGGCGCCGTGAACCCGGGGCTGACGGCAATCGCCAACGCGCTGCGTGTCGGTGACCACCTGCTCGAGCGCCTCGGGGCGCCGTCGGCGGCGCGCAACGCGACGAACGGGAAGTTCGATCGGTCGGACACCACGGTCCCCCCGCACACCACCGACGTACAGGAGTCGACGCCATGA
- a CDS encoding glucose 1-dehydrogenase, producing the protein MSGLKGKNLLVTGGSSGIGQAIAVRFAELGANVAINYLTTLDEAAGTEDQVHACVRNVRQHGVRDVLVQGDVSREDDAVRMVGDATERLGGLDILVNNAGIQISRPSDELGSADFDKVLAVNLRGAFLCAREAIKGFLADEKPGVVINVSSVHQIIPKPNYLGYSVSKGGMQNLTRTLALEYGGRGIRVNGVGPGATITPINRAWVDDPVKAEMVTSHIPLGRAGSADEMAGVCAFLASDDAAYITGQTIFVDGGLTLYADFREPWSSE; encoded by the coding sequence ATGTCCGGCCTGAAGGGCAAGAACCTGCTGGTGACCGGCGGCTCGTCCGGGATCGGGCAGGCGATCGCCGTGCGCTTCGCCGAGCTCGGGGCCAACGTCGCCATCAACTACCTGACCACCCTCGACGAGGCGGCAGGGACCGAGGACCAGGTGCATGCCTGCGTGCGCAACGTCCGGCAGCACGGCGTCCGCGACGTGCTCGTTCAAGGCGACGTGTCCCGCGAGGACGACGCCGTGCGCATGGTCGGCGACGCGACCGAGCGCCTCGGCGGCCTCGACATTCTCGTCAACAACGCCGGCATCCAGATCTCGCGACCGTCCGACGAGCTCGGCAGCGCAGACTTCGACAAGGTCCTCGCGGTCAACCTGCGGGGCGCGTTCCTGTGCGCGCGAGAGGCGATCAAGGGATTCCTGGCCGACGAGAAGCCGGGCGTCGTGATCAACGTCTCGAGCGTGCATCAGATCATCCCCAAGCCGAACTACCTCGGCTACAGCGTCAGCAAGGGCGGGATGCAGAACCTGACGCGAACGCTCGCGCTCGAGTACGGCGGCCGTGGCATCCGCGTCAACGGCGTCGGCCCCGGCGCCACCATCACCCCCATCAACCGCGCCTGGGTCGACGACCCCGTCAAGGCGGAGATGGTCACCAGCCACATCCCGCTGGGCCGGGCCGGCAGCGCAGACGAGATGGCCGGCGTGTGCGCGTTCCTGGCCTCCGACGACGCGGCCTACATCACCGGGCAGACGATCTTCGTCGACGGCGGCCTGACCCTGTACGCGGACTTCCGCGAGCCGTGGTCGTCCGAGTGA